Within the Chiloscyllium plagiosum isolate BGI_BamShark_2017 chromosome 31, ASM401019v2, whole genome shotgun sequence genome, the region TTTCCTTCCAATTCGCTGATGGGACGGGGCTGCTGCTGGGTGGTCCCTACCTCACATTGCTTGTGTGTTGGATGGTAGGTTAGAACCATCCTCAACATTGTTCCTTAGTTCTTTACAGGCTGCTGTGGAACACTGTGTTCTCTGGATAACGgggcttcatagaatcatagaatccctgttggagccaggcccttcggcccaacaagcccacaccaacctgccgaagagtaaccccccagacccattccccttccctaatACTctatattttacccctgactaatgcacctaactttgaggagaaagtgaggtctgcagatgctggagatcagagctgaaaatgtgttgctagaaaagcgcagcaggtcaggcagcatccagggaacaggagaatcgacgtttcgggcataagcccttcctgaagaagggcttatgcccaaaacgtcgattcccctgttccctggatgctgcctgacctgctgcgcttttccagcaacacattttcagctaatgcacctaacttgcatatccctgaacactacgggcaatttagcatggccaattcacgtaatcTACACAcctttagacagtgggaggaaaccggaggacccagaggaaacccacgcagacacggggagaatgtgcaaactccacacagacagtcggccaaggctggaattgaacctgggtccgggcgctgtgaggcagcagtgctaaccactgagccaccgtgccacctcttgtacagttttaaaatttattcgtttgggggatgtgggcatctctggctgggatggtccctagttgccccttgagaaggtggaggtgagctgtcttcctgaaccactgcagtccatggttCAACATccaaaatgcccttagggaggaaattcaggattttgacctagcgacacTGAGGGAATAGCGatgtattcccaagtcaggatggtgaggggctcggaggggaacatgcaggaggtggtgttcgcATGTgactgctgcccttgaccttctggatggaagtgctcatgggtttggaaggtgctgtctgaggatctttggtgatttccTGCAGTGCTTTGTGTAGATAGtaaacattgctgctactgagcaccggtgatggagggagtggatgtttgtggatgtggtgctgatgaagtgggggctgctttgtcccagataCTGTCAAgttgcttgagtgttgttggatctgtcAGCCAAAGCagttattaatagagggatttgcaacatttcaaacaaGACTTTTGTTCTCGACTTGACCTGGACACTGCCCACCTGGGTCCTCAGCTCCTGAAACGATCTGTCTCTCAATCACCCAATCAAATCACCCTCCTGGATGCCGGCATCAAATTGAAACACTTCccccctgtttctctctctctctctctctctctccacagtagCCAGACATGCTCAAAGTGATGCTGCAGTTTCTGTCTGTAATCCCCAGCCAATGATCTTGTGTGACCACTTCAACATAGCTGTGAGCACTATGTGGGTTCCAGGAAGTGGATGTCGACCTAGTAAGTTTCTGATGACGTTGGGGAAGTGAAACTGTAGTATGTGTTTGTATAAAGGCAGAGTAAGTCTCCAAACAGAACCCTCAGTGCATTGTCCCTTGCTGCTGTCTGAACACTGACAAATAAATTCCTACATCCAGGCAGACAGGATAATGCCGAGATCTTTAAAATCCTTAATCATAATGCACCCTTTTGGGGCCATTATTCtgttctccctgttcctcacacTCTGGTTTGTATTAATGCCCCTAAACCCACAGCGAGAGGTCTCCCAGCTCAAGCAACAGAACACACAACTTCGGGAAAGTCACAAGAAGCTGGAGGTGAAAATGACGGCTCTGTACGATGATCTGAAGAAGACTcaggaggagaaggagaaggaggtggtgagtgATAGAGCCAGTTGTTTGAGGGGGAGCAGGCAGCGTAGATATACCCAGGAGAGGCTGGGGCTTCTTTAACTCACGGCCAATGGAAGATACTTCTCTGCCTCCCTCTCATTAAGGGACAATCATCAGACAGCAGCAATCTGACAGAAAAATGCACTGTcttagggtcagtactgagggagtgctgcactgtcggagggtcagtactgggggagcgctgcactgtcggagggtcagtgctgagggagtgctgcactgtcaagagggtcagggctgagagggggccgcactgtcggagggtcagtcttgagggagtgctgcactgtcggagggtcggtactgagggagtgccgcattatcggagggtcagtgatgagagggggccacactgtcgaagggtcagtcctgagggagtgctgcactgtcggagggtcagggctgaggtagctgtccggctccacgatGGAGCCATTTCTCTGCTCTGGTGTCTTCGAGTCGGGCCCAGGGTCTACACAGTCCAGTTCTCCacctgacagcggggctgtcacaggaccgctgctcccagttacctggagctgtgggccggtggctacctcttggttctcactgggtggggggaggcctttacccatcccctcagagggatcgtcttttcctgcttgggcggtgctgccctcctttttccccgcggcgctctgtctcttcctctggcgacgaccctccttgcgcccaagatccaccaatagcaggtcagcacaaccaaatgaccctccaacgtccaatcacgatccagtgATGATCTCCACTCGCTCTGATGACTTGCAACTCGACAcctgtcctgataagaacagacacttgatcttagccaaaaggccgagaagccTGACTACACCAATTGGAAGACAATAAAGGATCTGATTGATGCTCCCCGACTCTGGCTCCTATAACTTCTGACATCCCTCATATTAAAGTAACTCTGGTTTattgtcttagattagattccctacagtgtggaaacaggcccttcagcccaaccagccctctgaagagcaattcacccagacccatttccctaacactatgggcaatttagcatggccaattcacctgactggcacattttttggattgtgggaggaaacccacgcagacacggggagaatgtgcaaactccacacagacagttgtctctctctctctctctctctccacagtagCCAGACATGCTCAAAGTGGTGCTGCAGTTTCTGTCTGTAATCCCCAGCCAATGATCTTGTGTGACCACTTCAACATAGCTGTGAGCACTATGTGGGTTCCAGGAAGTGGATGTCGACATCGCAAGTTTCTGATGACGTTGGGAAAGTGAAACTGTAGTATGTGTTTGTATAAAGGCAGAGTAAGTCTCCAAACAGAACCCTCAGTGCATTGTCCCTTGCTGCTGTCTGAACACTGACAAATAAATTCCTACATCCAGGCAGACAGGATAATGCCGAGATCTTTAAAATCCTTAATCATAATGCGCCTTTTTGGGGCCATTATTCTGTTCTCCCTGATCCTCACACTCTGGTTTGTATTAATGTCCCTAAACCCACAGCGAGAGGTCTCCCAGCTCAAGCAACAAAACACACAACTTCGGGAAAGTCACAAGAAGCTGGAGGTGAAAATGACGGCTCTGTACGATGATCTGAAGAAGACTcaggaggagaaggagaaggaggtggtgagtgATAGAGCCAGTTGTTTGAGGGGGAGTGGGCAGCGTAGATATACCCAGGAGAGGCTGGGGCTTCTTTAACTCACGGCAAATGGAAACTACTTCTCTGCCTCCCTCTCATTAAGGGACAATCATCAGACAGCAGCAATCTGACAGAATAACACTGGGCTTCACACCatgcctcagtggttagtactgctgcctcacagcatcagggatacTGGCTCagttccatccttgggtgactgtctgtgtggagtttgcacattgtccccgtgtctgcatgggtttcctcccacaatccaatgatgtgcaggttaggttgcaTAGGCCATAGGAAATTgcggggagaaaatgaggactgcagatgctggagatcagagtcaaaaatgaggactgcagatgctggagatcagagtcaaaagttgtggtgctggaaaagcacagccaatctggcagcatccgaggagcaggagagtcgacgtttcaagcataagctcttcgtcaaggctcactttcctgatgaagagcttatgcccgaagcgtcgactctcctgctgcacagatgctgtctgaccagatgtgcttttccagcgccacactttttgactcatgctaaattgtcccatattgtccacagatgtgtaggttagatgcatcaatcattggaaatgcagggttacagggatagggctgggtgggtgagtctgggtgggatgcttttcggagggtcagtatgagtgagcgccgcactgtcggatggtcagtgctgagggagtgccgcactgtcagcaaACATTGGAATTGTGGAATCACACAGTAACGAGATTTGGATCAGGGTGACAGCAGTAGCAGCTGTGCTGAGGCAGGGATGGATGATTGTGATGTTAATGATGTGGCACAAGCTGATCATGATGATGGCCTTGGCTGTGGTGATCTCACCAGGAGCTTGGACAAACAAATACATCTCATGCCCCTTTGGCTGGGTATGGCTCTGACACCAGTCTCGCCATTGTAAGGGCtgaacatggaccagtttgaaaTGGGTTTGAGCTCTAGTACAGCTCTGATCTACTTGACTGTCACTATGGagtgaatgtcctccttctgtccCTGAATTGTTTGTTCCGTACTCTCCATTAACAGGAAGCTAACAGAATGGAAATGGTTCTGCTCTGGGATCCCAGTGACTGTGTTTAATGTTCTTTtgatttgaattcaaatgccatgaAAGCAGCTAAGAAGAATTAACACTGAATTCGTCATAAATCTGCATCTCAGCCTGGCCTGGAGGTGACTCAAATCCCATAGCAACATGGCTGAATCCAAAATGGCCAATCGCTCAGTATCGAACATTACCCAAGATCTCAACAGGCTCCATGTGACTGCAGTGCATTAACAATTCAGCTGAGAATGGCCCAGGCAGTGATATCCCAGGCACCCAAAATTGGAATGTTGAAAAAAATTGCTGTAAATTTTTTTGTTGACTTTTGATTCTCTTGGAAACTAAGTAAAGACGATAAGATATAGGagagaattaggctattcagtccaataagtctgctcccccattcaatcatggctgagctgTTTCTCAACttctttctcctgccttctccccaaacTCCTTGATCTCTTTACTCATCACAAACctaactttttttatttattgtcatgtgtacctaagaacagtgaaaaacattgtttatgagcagtatagACAAATCAtaataagcaaggacatacaggtgTTTGGGCGAAAAAGAcatagacagagtgaggcacacaggTTATACTGCACAGGGCGTGCACGTGGCAAGAtaaacattaacaagatcagcattacttCAGGATAGAGAGCCccttcatcagtctaataacggtcaggaagaagctgttcctgaacctgctggtgcatgtgttcagacttctgtatctTGTACCTGATGGAAGAGTTGTGGGAGATCATTACCGAGGtgggagggtctttgatgatgttggcagcctttctgcggcaccaagacacataaatggagtccatggatggaagggttggcttctgtgatggtctggtcTGTGCACGCCACCTTCTATAATTTCttatgatcctgggcagagcagttactgtGCCAAGCCATTATGTGCCCGGACAGTCTGCTTcttatggtgcatctgtaaaaattggtgacGGTCCTTATGGTGAggcacctgaggaagaagaggcattgttgtgccttcttgaccgtcacaCATACGTGGGAAGTGCAGGACAGATTGTCGGTTACTGTCATTCTGGGGGAGTTGATGTTCTCCACCCCCTCAACCTCGGCTCCGTTGATCTAATTGGGGGCATGTTCTCttcatttctttctgaagtcagtgatcagttctttagttttgctgatgtttagagagaggttgttctcgtTGCACCTTCTACCTCCTATCTGACTCACTGTTGTTTGATATTCGTCCCACCACGATGGTGTCATCAGCCAACCTGTAGATGGCGCTCATCCAGAATTTGGCTACACACTCGTGGGTGTAAGGGGAGTAcaggtagggggctgaggacacaccTTTGGGGGTGTGGTCCAGTTTTGCGTGTTATTGTGGGGGAGGTCCTGTtgtctgtcttcactgattgcggtcagtgggtcaggaagctgaggatccagttgcagagggtggagccgacACCGAGGTCTTGGAGGTTTGGGATCAGtttggaggggataatggtggagctgtagtcaatgagcaggaatctgacgtaggtgtccttgtgcagATATTCCGGGGttgagtgcagggctagggaaataGCATCCGCAGTGGACCTGCTCCATCAGTAGACAAGTTACAGGGGATCCGAGGCAGGCTGAGGAACTGGAGTTGATGTGGATCATAACcagcctctgtctctgtctcaaatACTGTCAGTGGCTtggcttccacagctctctgcagcaaggagttccacagattcctcaccctctggctgaggaaacgcctcctcttctcagttcgatagggttgtcccttcaccctgaggctgtgccctcaggtcctagtctctcccactgatggaaacatcttcttcccagccactctatccaggcccctcagtatttCGTAAGTATCAATCTGATTCCCCTGTGAATTGGTTTGATTGTTGGGCTGTGCTCTTGGCTTCCAGATGCAGCAGTGATCCCTCTCTGAGGGTGAGTCTGTGCAGCCCAGGCTCCCTTGTCCTAATCCTAATGGAGGTGAAAACTCAGAGGAGCTCATGACCAACACAGTCTGGAGACACCTTCCTCTGGAAactggacttgaaccccaatccTAAAGGGACAGACCATCAGCAGAGGCAATTTGCTGATGACCTTTGACCCTGTTCTTTAATGGATGTATTTCTGACCTGGAAAGTGCTCAGAATCTCTGTGACTGCAGGAAGTCCAGTGTCAGCTGAGCTTTCTTAAAGGGGACTGACATGTACTTTCACAATATCTCATCTTTGATGTCCAACTATTTTGTCTTTCTAAACAGACATCATTGCTAAAACAGATCACCAGTCAGAAGgaaactattgcaggacacaggAATCAAATTGGTGACCTCAGCAAGCGAAACTCCAATCTGCAAGGTCAGCACAACAACAAACTGCATTTCTGTGTTGCCTTGAATGTAATGAAACTGCTCATGAGCATGATGAGGTAAAATCTAATAAAGACCGACTTGAGGAATACTTTTGAGAATGAGATGAGTTCTAAAAAGcatgagggggagagagagcaggagagacTTAGGGAGGGAGTTGCCGAATGGGGAAGGAATGGTCTAACAATGAAAACAAGACGCTCAGGACTTGGATGATGGAAGTAAATGTCACAGAAGTAGATGAGACAGTaagtgatgaggatgacacaaggAGTCTGAAGAGGGATATTGATGGTTTAAGTGAATGGGCATAAACCTAGCAAATGGATATATGTGAGGTTGtgcagtttggcaggaagaatagaggagctgaatattgtttaaatggagaaagactgctgaAAGCTGAGGCCAGAGGGATTTGGActtccttgtgcatgaatctctAAAAGCTCACATACAAGTTCAGCGTGTATTAGagaaaaaacattgaatgttgacctttatttcaaagggaatggatatAAAAATGGGAggtcttgttaaaactatacTAACTAAATcacagctggaacactgtgaacaatgTGGTAAGATACACTACtgttggaagcagtccagagaaagctCTGAGGACATTACAGAGACATTGGTCgggatctttcaggaatgactggagtcagggagggttccagaggactggaaaatggccaaTGCAATAGCCCTGTTTAACAAAGGAGAGAGGCATAAAACTGCAAACTATAGGccatgagcctgacctcagtcactgGTAAGATtatagagtctattattaaggatgagattgcagagtacttggaagtgcatggtaaaatagggccgAGTCAGCAGagtttcatcaaggggatgtTAAACAGACCAGGGAATCCCTTGAAGGCTCAACCTATAAGCCTCTGTTGGTCCATCCCAGAAATCGTggtctggaataaaaaaacctCTTACAGACCATTTAGTTAAAT harbors:
- the LOC122565469 gene encoding deuterosome assembly protein 1-like isoform X2 codes for the protein MPRSLKSLIIMHPFGAIILFSLFLTLWFVLMPLNPQREVSQLKQQNTQLRESHKKLEVKMTALYDDLKKTQEEKEKEVREVSQLKQQNTQLRESHKKLEVKMTALYDDLKKTQEEKEKEVTSLLKQITSQKETIAGHRNQIGDLSKRNSNLQDELQYHTDELSKSKWELSELTSRLHEKERDFHELADRNSDLASQLSNSWDKPCTKHRNDSWFSILICIAGFCVGFGFHCLCR